A window of the Mesotoga prima MesG1.Ag.4.2 genome harbors these coding sequences:
- a CDS encoding DUF1254 domain-containing protein, with amino-acid sequence MLCRKHIALLIITLSFLSLLLSSENEFTTDCDEAREIAKQAYIFAYPMLEDFKTMTIQAIGPGLFNKFYNSRKLRGPDYKEVVRPNNDNIYSALWLDLRSEPVVVSVPAVEDRYYSFQMIDMYTHNFAYVGTRATGTGARTFVISGAFWQGSVPTGVDDVFRSEGNFVLCLVRIAVDMEVEGDLDKVLEIQKGHEIQPLSSYLGEEAPPAADPTIFPTYDTTKAESVEFISYFNFLLGQLEVHPSEKELIEQFGKIGIGPNLPFDFNSMPLGIREAVEEGIKGALETIRNPGEMVGISKNGWNLTKRIFGSREEMQGKYEVRAAAAYLGLYGNSLEEAYCPNGLVDGDGDVYDGSKFKYVLSFDSDELPPVEPKGFWSITMYGEDQFLVANEINRYSIGDRTNMKYGEDGSLVIYIQHESPGADKESNWLPAPDGIFSISMRIYLPSEVALNPLYCPPPVMKSGMAN; translated from the coding sequence GTGCTTTGCAGGAAACATATTGCGCTTCTAATTATTACTCTCTCGTTTCTTTCGCTTTTGCTCTCCAGTGAAAATGAGTTCACAACCGATTGCGACGAAGCAAGGGAAATCGCTAAGCAAGCTTACATCTTTGCTTATCCGATGCTTGAGGATTTCAAGACGATGACCATCCAGGCGATCGGACCCGGGCTTTTCAACAAGTTCTATAACAGCAGGAAACTTCGCGGCCCCGATTACAAAGAAGTCGTCCGGCCAAATAACGACAACATCTATTCTGCGCTCTGGCTTGATCTGAGATCGGAGCCTGTTGTGGTGAGCGTACCGGCAGTCGAGGACCGTTATTACTCCTTCCAGATGATCGACATGTATACTCATAACTTCGCTTATGTTGGCACGAGAGCCACCGGAACTGGCGCGCGAACCTTCGTGATATCCGGTGCTTTTTGGCAGGGTAGCGTTCCTACCGGGGTAGATGACGTCTTTCGCAGCGAGGGTAACTTTGTCCTCTGTCTAGTTCGGATCGCGGTTGACATGGAAGTCGAAGGCGATCTTGATAAGGTTCTCGAAATCCAGAAGGGACATGAGATTCAACCCCTCAGTTCATATCTTGGAGAAGAGGCTCCGCCGGCCGCAGATCCCACTATCTTCCCGACCTATGACACGACGAAGGCAGAATCCGTGGAATTCATCTCGTATTTCAATTTCCTTCTGGGTCAGCTTGAAGTACATCCGAGCGAGAAGGAGCTGATAGAACAGTTCGGAAAGATAGGCATCGGTCCAAACCTCCCATTTGATTTCAATTCAATGCCGCTGGGCATAAGAGAGGCTGTGGAGGAAGGAATCAAGGGAGCTCTGGAGACAATCAGGAACCCGGGAGAAATGGTTGGAATCTCGAAGAATGGCTGGAATCTGACAAAGCGGATCTTTGGGAGTCGCGAAGAAATGCAGGGAAAGTATGAAGTGCGAGCCGCCGCGGCTTATCTTGGCTTGTACGGGAACAGCCTTGAAGAGGCATATTGCCCGAACGGACTAGTGGATGGAGACGGGGATGTGTACGATGGATCGAAATTCAAATACGTTCTCTCGTTCGATAGTGATGAGCTTCCTCCTGTTGAGCCAAAGGGATTCTGGTCTATCACTATGTACGGCGAAGATCAGTTCCTTGTAGCCAATGAGATAAATCGCTATTCGATAGGCGATCGAACCAACATGAAATATGGAGAAGACGGCTCGCTTGTGATCTACATTCAGCACGAATCGCCAGGCGCCGATAAAGAATCAAATTGGCTACCCGCACCAGATGGAATCTTTTCGATCAGCATGAGAATCTACCTTCCATCAGAGGTAGCGCTGAATCCTTTATACTGCCCGCCTCCGGTAATGAAGTCTGGAATGGCAAACTAA
- the ltrA gene encoding group II intron reverse transcriptase/maturase — MRSYEIPKKVVLEAFKKVKENRGAEGIDEVSLEEFEADLDNNLYKIWNRMTSGSYFPPPVKAIEIEKKSGGKRVLGIPTVGDRVAQMVAKIYLNPLVDPYFHKDSYGYREGKSAIDALEVTRQRCWRYDWVLEFDIKGLFDNIDHELLMRAVKKHVKIPWLILYIERWLKAPFIQANGRVEERSKGTPQGGVISPVLANLFMHYAFDKWMERTHPDKPFARYADDGVIHCRTLEEARLLLESLKERMEECKLKLHPEKTRIVYCKDDKRKGEYPNTSFDFLGYTFRVRSCKARNGRIFYSFTPAVSEQAKKAMRQKIRRMRLQTKSYLSIEELSERINPVIRGWINYYGHFRRFEMYTVLSQLNKALVQWVRNKYKKRRGRTKAGKWLETLARREPRLFVHWTMGIFYTAG; from the coding sequence ATGAGGTCGTATGAAATCCCCAAGAAAGTAGTACTGGAAGCATTCAAGAAAGTGAAAGAGAACAGAGGGGCAGAAGGAATAGACGAGGTAAGCCTGGAAGAGTTCGAAGCCGATCTTGACAACAATCTCTACAAGATTTGGAATCGAATGACCTCGGGCAGTTACTTTCCACCTCCAGTAAAAGCTATAGAGATAGAAAAGAAGAGTGGAGGAAAGAGAGTACTGGGAATCCCCACAGTGGGGGACAGAGTAGCCCAGATGGTAGCCAAAATCTATCTAAATCCCCTGGTAGATCCATACTTCCATAAGGACTCCTACGGATACAGGGAGGGAAAGTCAGCGATAGATGCCCTTGAAGTAACGAGGCAGAGATGCTGGCGGTATGACTGGGTACTGGAATTCGACATTAAAGGACTGTTCGACAACATAGACCATGAACTACTAATGAGGGCAGTCAAGAAACATGTGAAGATTCCATGGCTAATACTCTACATAGAGAGATGGCTGAAAGCACCCTTTATACAAGCGAATGGAAGAGTCGAAGAGAGGAGCAAGGGAACGCCACAGGGAGGAGTAATAAGCCCTGTACTGGCTAACCTCTTCATGCATTACGCCTTCGACAAGTGGATGGAGAGAACTCATCCGGATAAGCCCTTTGCCAGATACGCAGATGATGGAGTGATACACTGTAGAACTCTGGAGGAAGCCCGGCTTCTTCTTGAAAGTCTCAAAGAAAGAATGGAAGAATGCAAACTAAAGCTTCATCCAGAGAAGACCCGTATTGTCTACTGCAAAGACGATAAAAGGAAGGGCGAGTATCCAAATACAAGCTTTGACTTTCTAGGATACACCTTCAGAGTCCGTAGCTGCAAAGCCAGAAACGGGAGGATCTTCTACAGCTTCACCCCTGCAGTGAGTGAACAGGCAAAGAAGGCGATGAGACAGAAGATCCGGAGAATGAGACTTCAAACCAAGTCATACCTGAGTATTGAAGAACTCTCAGAAAGAATCAACCCGGTAATAAGAGGTTGGATAAACTACTATGGACACTTTCGCAGATTTGAGATGTATACAGTACTGAGTCAACTTAACAAAGCCTTAGTTCAGTGGGTAAGAAACAAGTACAAGAAAAGGAGAGGTCGTACAAAAGCGGGTAAATGGCTAGAAACTCTTGCTCGCAGGGAGCCTCGTCTATTTGTACACTGGACAATGGGGATATTCTATACGGCTGGATAA